A stretch of DNA from Synechococcus sp. PROS-9-1:
TCACCTTTGCCAGTCTGGGAAACCCATGATCTTGTCCCTGGATGGCTGAGTTAGTGATGATGATCTTTTCGCATAGAGAAGCCTTTTGGCCGTCTGGGTGCTTGAAGACCTTATCCAGCTCATCACTGATGTACTCGTTCTTCGACCTCCAGCTAGCGCCGTAGGCGGTACACATGCTGCTTTTCTTTGTGACCTTGCGGTCAACCACCTCCACAGGAACATTGAACTCTTGCCCTCCAACCCTTAGGGCAGGATCTTCGACCCCAGCCTCTTGTAATTGCTTGATCCTTTGCTCTGCTCTTTCGCGGGCTTTGGCTAGTTCGTTATCTAACCAAGGATCAGACTTAAGGAGAATCTGTGCTTCTTGAGCAACGATTCCATAGAGGTCTTGAGGGGTATCAGCTACGAGTTCGACACCATCAGGGTTCACCCAGGTCTTAGTGACATTGCAATAGAAGCAAGTCTTAGGGTCCTTGATGATTCCACCGATGATCTGGGAGCCGCTATTGGTTGCATCACGGCCATTAGGAACGCGAGCAACGTTAGATGTACCCCACACAAAGATCTCGTAGTACTCACGGAGAGCAGCTAGGAACTGGAAGGGTTCATCACACTCTGACCAGAACTTACGGTTAGATACTGGATCCTCCGCCTCGTCTTCAAGGCTTTCGATGATCTCAATCACATTGCCTTCTTCATCCTTTTCGATGAAGCCAACGGCTCTTTTAAGGGCCCAGGACATCCGACCTTCCATGCTCAGCTTGTCGGACTTACCGGCTGGTGTTTCCACCGCAGCAGCATTAGCCATTGTGATCAGTAGATCCTTCTGAACCTTGATGATGTTCTCCTTAGTTACAGGATTGCCATCTGCAAACTGGAGAAGAGCCTTCTGATAGTCGCTGCCCTGAGGGTTGAGAGTATCCACCATGTAATAGATCCTCAGGCGAGAATCGTAGTAAGTAGGCAGATAGAACCTCTCTACATTTAGGAACCTTGCGGCCATCATCATGACTCGGAAAGGTGTAACTCTCTCCTTGTCTGCTACTTCTCTAGCTTCATGCCAAGCCCTGAGTGTTTTCATGGCCTTCTTGTAGGCAGGCTTCTCGTGTCTGTTCTCATCCCACTTGTCCTCTAGATCCTTCTGATCAATCAGAGGTCTGTGGAGATCATCCCAGCTATCACGCTCATAGGTGCTGAACTTACCTATCTCGTGACTTCCACTTAGCAAACCTTTCATCGTTCCATAGATGAAGGTATTCACTCGGAAGGGCTGGTTCTGCATGTTGTGCAGAGCGCCTAGGGCAGTCTCTGAGGGAACTGATCCCTTGTTCTGTCTGATGACGGTGGAATACTTACCAGGGTGAAGGGTTAGATAACCTCCTCGCTTCTCTGGCTTCCCCTCATCATTGAACTCCCAATCCAGTGGAGGACACACCATCGGCCAGGCCTCATAGGCTCGGTCATCCTGTGCTGCTTGAATCAGATCCCTGTGCTTCAAACCCTCGTGGGAAAGGGATAGAAAGTAGGTCGCATGGGTTGTCTTACCAACCTTCTCCAGGACCTTGTAGGTCTCAAACCATAGGGTCAGAGATTGGAAGTTACCGAAGCACCAGTCACCAAGCTTTGCTCTCTCCTTCACACCCATGAAGTAGTAGGAGAGGCCCTCGGCCATCACCTTGGATTCACCGATCTTGTACTCGTAACCCTTAACTGTGTTCTGTAGGACGTACCGATCAATCTTGCTGAAGGCTTGAGGATCGTTCTCTTTCACATAGTCCAGGAATGCCTGGTGATCTAGGCGCTCACCGATCTGGTCAAACAGCTCAGAGAGTGTTGACTTGACCCGGTTGCCACGTCCAATGCAGTCAAAGACTGTTGTGATGGTGATGTGAGCAATGGTCAGATAATCCAGCTTGGAAAGGAACTCAGCTATGAAGCCGTGATGCCTCCCGCTACGTCCAGCCAGAGCGCTCTTGTGATGTTCCTCTAGACGAATAGCTAAGAGAGGTACAAGCTTGTTTCTGAACTCTCTGCCAATTGATGACTGGCTTCCTCTGCCATCATCTACAGCTTTACGGTCTGATTCTCTGTTCTTTTGGACGGCCACCTTATGGGCCATCGTTTCAAGTTCAAGTTGCCAATCTGTCAGGTTCTCACGCTGTAGCTCTAGATGATCTTGCTCCATGTGTGTCAGGAGTGACACCATTGAATTAGGAGCGTGGTGGTAAGCGTGGAATGCAGCCTTGGCCAGCTTGGTGATGCCAGCGTTTTTCATAAGTTCTTGGTAATCAGTGGTGGTCCAGAAGTGGAGATCAGGTAGGGCGTTCTCTCTTTCAAGCCAGCGAGCATTCCCAGGCGAAACAGCACTGCCAGGTATCAGCCCGGATAGGAAGTATTGAGGCCCAGGGGCTGGACCCACCTCTCTGTAGAACTCCTCGAAGGAGGGCCACAGTTTGTTGAAGTGACTCTGAAATGTTCCATAGAGAAGTTCATTAACACCGTGGTGCTTGAGCTTGTCTCTGCATCGCTCACAGTCATCAGTTTTGCGGTATGACTTGCCTATGAAGTACACACCACAAGAACACTGAACTAGCTCCTCTTTGTGCTTCCCCTTCCTAGAGCTGGTCTCCGATGTAGTTGGCGAGGAGGGTACATTGCTGGAGGAGATGCTTTTGGACTTCTTCTGGGTAGTCATTCCTTTCTGCGAAGAACTTTTGGACATCGGCAAGGGTTTGAGGGACGGATAAGGTAAGAGTGCTACTAACTCTCTTCACACGTTCAGCACGGGCAGCGGCATCATCGAACTTGAGCTTCTGTAGCTCTTTCTCGACTCGGGCTTTCTCTTCTGCTTCTTCAGCAGTGTTGAGCTTTTCCTTCTCAATCTCAGCCTCTAGTTCAGCCACTTTTGTGGACTGATCCTTCAATAGACGCTCAGCTCTTTCGAGGGATTCTCTTACACGCTGATAGCCAGGGTTTGATGCATTGCCCCTAACTTCCTCCCATTCTTTGCTTGCTTCTTCTTTCTTTGCAGCAAACTTCGCGAGGACCTCCTCGGCCTTACTGAGTTTTACCGTCGGCTGGGTTGCCAGTTCTTCTATCTCTTTGCAGGTGGGTGGCTCGTCTTGATCCTGAGCCTCGCATAGTACAAACTCGGCTAGATCTTCAGGTAGCTTTGTTCGTGCTAACTGAATAACCTGATGTGGCATCCGCAGAGCAAACTCATCATCTAGCTGCATGCCCATCAGATAAGCCTCGTTTACGGCCATCCTCATGATGTTTGAGTAGTTGCTCATCCCCTCAACTCTTTTGAGACCATTAGCCTCCATCGCAGGGTCCCACATATTCAACGAATGCCATAGTTTCAAGCACTTAGTGTCTGGGCCTATTTCAGCTCGGATCTTGCGAATCTCAGCACCCTTAGCAATCCACTCCTGTCGGCGGACCTCACGGACAACACGCTCAATAGTTCGATCAGCAACTGTCTCAATCCGTAGGTATTCAGTTGCAGCAGATAAAACAGCAGCCTGCTTACTCTCCTCCACTTCCGATACGTCAATGGCGGAGTTGTCAACCTGTACTGGCTTCAGCTCATCATCAAGGGAAACAATTGTGGAAAGAGTCATTTTGCGTATGTAGTAAAGGTTCCTGGTTCCCGTCTTTCGATCTCACACATAAGATCGTTGATGTCCTGGCCAATGTGCTGACGGGTGTAGCTCATGGCCCACTTCAGATGTTCAGGCTCTGGGTTGTAGTAGTCCCCATATCTGAACTCCAAGAGCGCCGTATGTTGGCTTGCTCTCGTGTCTTGTAGATCCTGCAAGTACTCCAGCAGGTGCTGTAGCTTCCACTTCTTGTAGTTCATAGCTTCAGGCGTTAATGAGGTCGTAGAAATAGTCTTCCCAGTCAGCCCAGATTGCTGTCCCTTCATGAACCCCATACCCGAGTTCTGTGACTAGGAAATCGACAATTCGTCGGTCTCGATAAAGTTGCTCATAACCAGGCAACCCCTCCTCCTGTTCCAGTCGCTGTGTCACCTGTATGCAGGGTGAGAACTTGTTGTATTCCCTCAGTGCTCTAAGTAGGTCCATACGTACCTTCTTATCTTTTTTGGCCATTGGTGACTCCTGGAGCCATGCCTTATAGGCTTTCATGATCAACTTCTGATCACCATATTGAGTCTTCTGATAGCGATCAATTAGACGCCTCTTGGTCTCTTCAGGCGGTACGAAATTGGGGCTCCCTGGTGTTGCTTCCCACTCCTCCATCGTCATACAGAAGATCGGGGCAAGTCTTTGAATCATGCTCATCATCCCCAGTGGGAACATCTTCTTTCCGTCAGAATCAGCTGGTACTGCAAGATGTTGTTGGAAGCGATTCCACTCTGCCTGAGTGATTCCCTCCATAGGGATAGTCACGCCATGAGCCTTGATTGAAAAAGTCATAATGAGTCGATTGCGGATTTACGGGCTTTGTCGGAGAGATGCGTATAACGCATAGACATCTCCAGGGTTTTGTGACCTAGGACCTTGGCAATGTTCTGCACAGGGACACCACGCTCAGCGAGCCAGGTTCCAGTGGTATGCCTCAGAGAGTGATAGACAAGCTTTTTGTCCATCTCTAGATAGTCACGGACTTTCTTGAATTGCCTCAGCAGCTGATCGCCATTAGTGAAGTCAAAGATCTTGTAGTTAGGACCTTCGCCATCACACCTAGTAACCAGGATGTCTCTCAGGTTCGGGTGAATGTCAGTGCTGTAGTTCTCCCCGTTCTTTGTATCTCTGAACTCAATGGTGTCATTGATCAGATCTATATCCCTTACTTCCAGGCCCAGCAGGTTGGCTCTGCGGCAGCCTGTATAGAGGGAGAAGAGAATAGCGTCAGCTAGCTCGTTGTACTGAAAGATGTCCTTAGCGGCATGAACCATCTGATCGATGTCCTCCTGTGTGAAGAACCCCTTTCGTTGATTGTTCTCCTGTAGCTTCTTCAGCTTCGGGTGCTTATCAATAATCTCCAGATCCAGCATCTCTGTAAACACAGAGTTCATGAAGGAAAGGATCCTATTGATCGTTGCAGGCTTGTACTTCTCAAGCAGGAGCTTTGTCCGTGCTGCTGCTAGGTCTCCTTTAGTGATCTTCTTGATCTGCTTGTTACCACCGAAGAGGCGAATCACATGATCTCGAAGTGAGTTAGCTGGGGCTATCCATACCCCTTTAGGTGTTCTCCAGGTGGGGCGTGTTTCAGCTGCCAGGTTGATTGCGTCGATCAGTTTCATAGGAAGGAAGTTCGTAGCAGTTGCGGAGGTGATCTAGTTGTTCACAGATTTTGTTGAAGTGTTCCTGTAGCTGATCAAACTCAGGCCCGTCATCCATTGCCGTCATGGTGTGAACTATCCAGACGATGTATTCCTGGGCTGAGATGTTCTCGTACTTCATCCTGTGATCTCCCGTGGATTGATGTATTGAGAGCGAAGAGCTTCATTCCTTACCTTCCTCATATATTCCTTATGCTTGATCATTTGAAGCACGTTGATTGCTGCTTGGCGTGATTCGGTTGCTTCGGCTTTCATCATGTCTTGGGGGCTCATAAGTTTGCTGGGGTTAGTAGTAGTTGTCGCTGGATGTTTTCCATTAGGTGTTCCAGACCTTCTCTGTCGAGTTCGATGACCACCTCTTGGCGAGTCACGTAGCACTCTTCAGTTGGTACAGAGATGTGATAGTGAGTCTTGTCACACTCACCGCATTTGAAATTGTTTAAGATCATTAGTTTTTGAATCCTTGTGCTTCTTGTAGTAGGGCTCCCACCCTTTCTGAGCTTCCATCTGTCATGAACTTGAAGAGCTTCGTGGCGGCCTTTTTGCTTTGCAGCGTGGCCACTTGAAGTAGGCAGATCTGAATGTATGTCTGTGATAGTGACTCAGTCAGCTTGCCTAGATTGATAGCTAGCTCAATGTCTTGCTCAGACAGGATGAGGATGTTCTGAGTGAGAACATTCATCCCAGCATCTAAAGCCCTAAAGTTCTTAAGTGGATTCTTAGTCTTCCCTAGTTCGCTGTAGATTGCTCCTGCAAGCATTGCCGAGCAGAGACTTACTTCCCAGTCGTCAAGGCTTCCGTACTTCTTACTTACTTCTGGATAGTCCTCACAAAAGGAAGTCACTACATCCCTCAGCTTTACCGCATACTCATCCCTCTCCAGGGACTCGGTCACTCCTTCAACGTGATTGATCAGTTTTGTAAGTGCTTGAGGTGCTGTAGTTGTCATAGGTTCAGATAGAAATGCATAAAAAAGAGGCTTCCGAAGAAGCCCCGATGTCAGTCACGGACCTCAGGCTGCGATAGCCAAGGTGCGCTCTGTACGTTTGATGTTGTTGGCGTTTAACCAGAAGAACCATCACCCAGTCGAAAGCCAGGACACCCCCGTAAATGGAGGTGAGCGGAATCGAACCGCTGTCCTGGATGAAGGTGTATGCGTACAAGGCCCACATACGGGCTCTCAATCAATCAGGCCACTTCAGGCCGTTCTTGATGAACCACTCCTTAGAGCGGTAGATCATTGAACCCTTGAAGATCGGCTTCTGTTCAGGAGGCTCGAATGCCTCCTTTAACGCATCCCAGGTTTCATCTTCCCAGGATTTCTTTTCCTCTTCCACGTTTCCAGTCCTCCCAGAATTGTTGATGAATAGGCTCGTCTCGCATGAACTCAGACCAATCTCTTCCGAATGGCTCGCAGTACTTATGCCACCAGTCGTGGCAGAACTTGCAAAGCGTTATCAGATTCGATGGATCTGTCGGATGTCCTCCATCCCTCAATGCGGTCACATGATGTAGCTGAAGGTTTGCCAGGCCAAGCGCCTGATGTTCCTCCAACGTCATCCCACACCGACTACATACCGGTGCAGGAACGACCTTCTTATTTCGACGCGCAAGCTCGTATTGCTTACGCGCAACCTTTACCTCATCCCTCATCACCTAACTCCGGATGGCAGTACATGAACCACTCATCCCTGAATGCTTTGACCCAGTGACCCAGGTCATACCACCTGACTCGTCTCGGCATTCCGTTGATGATGCGACAGTCCCATTTCCCTGAATACTTTAGATACTCAGGATTCCTGTAAAGCAGACGCCAGAAAGATCTGAATAAGAACCTCATGCTGCTGCCTCCTGCTTCTTAAGTACTCGCTTGTCGATCATGTTCATACAGCGATCAACGTCATATGCCCAGCAGAAGCTGCCTCTATGCCAGACCTTGTTACGCCTGTCATACCGCATTCCATGCTCCAGCACATAAGTTGCTGCTCGCAAGGTCCACTGCCAAGTCTTAGGCGGTAGCTCCTGCGTCCTGATCTTCAAGACCTCATTCATTGCCTCGATCAGATCTCCAGACATCTCACCTGATTTCCACTTGTAGCCGACCTTGATCCGCTTCTCATGACCATCAGACCAGATCTCACGAAGATGCTCGCAGACGTTGATCGGCTTGTAATCCGACCCCGCCTCTCCAGGCAATGCTCGCTGATGCTCTCTAACTAGGACCACTTGCCAGCCCTTGTTCTGAATGATGACGCTCATGTCTGCTGTTGCTGTAGTCATTTGAATCTCCAGATGTTTATGGCCCTCTAGTTAGGGCCTGGTTAGGAGGAGGTTAGTTCCCTCCCCCAAAGCAATCAGTAAAGGATTGACTGCATGTATTCGTAATCGTCTGTATTCGGCTCGTAGTCCAAAGGACGCATGCCGGATGCCATAGGCCCATAAAGGAAGATCCCTTCAGGCTGTAGCTCCTCTGCCAAGTCGCATGCATCGATGTCGATGTACAGGCTCGACTCTTGTTCGTAAGACATTTGATTCTCCAGATGTTTAGTGGCCCTCTTCGGGCCGGGTTGGTACCCGGTGATTAACCGGATACCCCTCTCACTACTTACGGCAGAAACAGGCCAAAAACGGCGTATGCCAGTTGCAAGAACTGTCACACCGTCGTCCAGATCCCTTCCGCATGCAGCCAATCCACAGGCTTCAGATCCCATGACTTGATCGTTATCGGACCCGCCATGATTGCCCTCGCCCTTCTCCTTGCTCGATGCAAGTTCTCTCTGCCTGACCTCCCCAGCTGACCCATGCCTGCTGCATTCAGTTCCAACGCTTCCGTTTCCTTAGGCGTCAGACCACCTGCAATCAGATATGCAAGAAGCTCCGAATACGCAACCAGTTCGACCCGCTTCGTATCAGGAACCATCTCTTCAGGATTCATGCCGTCTAACTGATCCTCTGTAAACAGATCCGCTAGATGACAAATCCTGCCCCTGTATGACTGACGCTCAGACCACAGCTCTTCTTTATTAATCAGAAGATTCTTAGGAACCGGCATACCCAGCACCACAGTCTTTGCCTTCAGCCCTCCTCGACTTACTTCACCCAGCGCCTGTCTCCTTGCAGACTGACCGACTCGCCACTCCTCAGGCGTGAAGCCAAGGATGTAGCCAGATCGTTTTGCAACCTGCTTGAAGCTGTCCGGAACTGTCTGAAGTCGGATCGATCCAGGCTGAATTGTTGCCAGCAACCCGCCATCTTTTTGACGACGCTTGCCTACAACGACTGCCTTCTCTGCCCTCAGCTTTCTTGCCTTCAGACATGCATCCATCGCCTTCCTGTTTTTGAAGGTATGAATGCTCCTCTCTGACTTCGCATGATCTTTCCCGCCATTGCTCCACAGCCCTTTGCTGTTTTGCTTTGATCGGATCATCGATCCACTTGCTCGCCAAGGCAGGCTGTCCCAGCCATCACTAAGGATCGGATGATGCAGCTGTCCAATCACGGACACACCCTCGATCTCTGTAGGAATGCCGATCTGCTTTCTATGGACTTCCATCCATGCAGACGCTTCAAGCTGTCGCTGTTTCTTGATTGCTTTGCCTTTCTCGAACATCGGATTCTCCGTAGTTTTTGGCGGCAGGAGCGCCGCCGGGTAGTGATGGCGAGTACCACCTAATAATAGGTTAGTACCCACCGGTATGTCTAGCCAGGATTCGACAGCGTCAGCTTTAGGTAAAGCTTCTCTGCCCCTCCAAGCCCCATCTGCGTTCCGTACTCACAGAGCCAGCACTGTTCACCGCTGATCGGCTCCCAGTAGTTGTGGCTATTCTGTTTATCCGGATGCTCACCAGTTAGCTCCAGTATGCAAGTCGGATCCTCCATCGGCTTTGTACTAATCGTCGCGTACATCTCTGATTGATAGTTCGCGTCCTCCTTACTCAGCTTCTGATACCAGAAGTCCAGCGCCTTCTCCGTGCCGCAGGTAAGCAGCTCGTCGATCTTGCCGTGCTTCCACATATTGAATGCCCAGTCAGGACCGATCTTGTATAGGAACAAGCCGTATGTATCCTGCCCTTTGCACTTATGCGGATCCTCGTACTTCCAGTCCGGATGATGTGGACCTGAAGGCTCAAGCTTGTGCTTAAACATGATGTTAGATGCGGTGGAATAGGCAGTTTCAGGGCATGCCCAGGCCCATGTATTCAGTTAGGCAGCTCCGTCTCCGGATGCCACATCTCATCCCGATAGATCTCCTTTAGCGGTGACCCATCAGGCAGTTCCGACCATGCCTCATAGAGGCTCTGTCCCATGTATGCGCATGCTCTATGCGCGAGGTCCAGCTCCTCCTTCAGATAGTCGTCTGCATACGTTCCCATGTCATTAGCTCTCAGCATTTCTGCCGCATAGCTGATGCTGTTATGCATTGCCCGCAGACTTTCCTGCGTGATCGTGATCTTCGTATTCATTAGATAGATGCGATGTTGATAGGTCTTTTAAGGACATACCCAGGTCCAAGTTGATCAGTCCATTTCCAACATTGCTCCTAACAAGTGAAACAAGTCTTTTGCTGCTTGAATAGGCATCTCGATCTCTGTACCACAGCCATCCGTAGACAACTTATACAAAGATGCTCCGTCACCTTTTGCCCAGAACTCGTTACCCAAGATTAAGGTTGCAGTCTCCTTAGTACCGATTGCGCACATAGATGTTGTTCCCTTATCGTAGAACAACCCTGTATCACCGATTAACTTTTTCTTAGACATGATGCGGTGCTCCGTAGGTGGATGTATTGGCAGGGGACGATGGTTCACCCTGCCTCGGTATTGTTCACGGCCCGATTGCCGAACACTGCGTCTCTCCGATTAAGGAGCCCGGTCTATTCCAGGTAATTCTTTCCTCGGGATAGCAGCAGCCGCCTCCCAGGCGCTAGACGATTTGTGGCCGAAGCCCTCACGGTTACATCGTCATCCGTGGCAACCTCTTCAGCCCCCAAGTCAATCCGCTCACCCTCTCGGGTCACGGCTGGAGGCATCGTTATCAGGATTCGTTTAACGCCCATCCTGAACATGACAGCATTGCCAAAGTCCGCCCAGCTCATCGATCACTGGTAGGCGAAGTCTTTTAACGTCTTACTCAGGACGAATAGTTGTGGATCTTTTTGCAGGCGTCCACATTCCCGCGGGTTAGTGATCCCGAAACACGCCGTCTTTTATATGGGATGAGACGGACTAGCGAAAACCCGCTGCTCTTATATGTAGGCTCGCAGCTGCCCTGACTCATTGGATCTGCGGGAGGTCAAGCCCTCGATGATTTATTAAGGCTCATCGGGAAGCCAAGTGGAGCAGGAGGGAATCGAACCCTCTCAACTCTCGTGGCCGTCATGCGGAATTACGAAAGCTGCCTACCAAGTGCTGTCCCAGAAAAGGCCCTTTTTAAGAGGGGCTAGCTCAGGTTGATTAGTACTTTTTCAGGTGTGTTGCACCATCAAAGAACTGATCACCCAGGAGATCCTTCTCCCATGCAGTTTTATATTCCGCCATACCATGCAGCCAGATATGTTCCGGCGCATAGTTCAGCTTTCCATATGTATCTGCCAGGTCCAGGATCTCCTCAGTTGTTAGCAGCAGGTATTCATTAGGAGCCCAGTAGGAGTCCGATTTATATCGGAAGTCCCAGCCCCCTTTTATACCCCAGTCACCCTCATTTTGGATTGGCTTTTGCCAGTCCAGACATGCCCAGGATGTAGATGTAGGTATTGCCAGCCATAGACCCTCAGGTGTTTGACCCAGGATCATCAGAGGCCGAGGCATTTTTGCCTTACCTTTTTTACCCTGCATTGATGCAGGATTACACCTTAGGGTTGCCCCAGGTGCAGGTTGCCAGGTTGACATTGTTCATTTAGCGATTGGATAGCGGTCCTTTTAAAGAGGGACTAGCTCAATGGAGGTGACGGGAATCGAACCCGCTGGTTGTCGATGCCAAACCGCAACCCGTTACCAAAGCCACCCCCGAAAAGGTGATCCGTCATGTGGATCAGTCATCCCGCTCATTTCACACGCCCCGGGGGAGGCGGAGCTCCTGATTGATGGGCCAGGAGCGGTGCCGCTTTTATGAAGCCTTTGGGCTGGCTTGTTTTGTCCGATGTAGATATGGTACCAACTGGTTAGTACCTTGTCAACCCCTCCTGGAAAGTTAAAGCTGAACCAGACTTCGCGTCGGTGGCTTTGAACTCTCGTGGTGGAGAGGTCTTCGGTAGTAGAGGGGCGGTTGTTTGTCCGCCCTTGCTTCCGATGA
This window harbors:
- a CDS encoding HNH endonuclease signature motif containing protein, translated to MRDEVKVARKQYELARRNKKVVPAPVCSRCGMTLEEHQALGLANLQLHHVTALRDGGHPTDPSNLITLCKFCHDWWHKYCEPFGRDWSEFMRDEPIHQQFWEDWKRGRGKEILGR
- a CDS encoding DNA-directed RNA polymerase: MTTQKKSKSISSSNVPSSPTTSETSSRKGKHKEELVQCSCGVYFIGKSYRKTDDCERCRDKLKHHGVNELLYGTFQSHFNKLWPSFEEFYREVGPAPGPQYFLSGLIPGSAVSPGNARWLERENALPDLHFWTTTDYQELMKNAGITKLAKAAFHAYHHAPNSMVSLLTHMEQDHLELQRENLTDWQLELETMAHKVAVQKNRESDRKAVDDGRGSQSSIGREFRNKLVPLLAIRLEEHHKSALAGRSGRHHGFIAEFLSKLDYLTIAHITITTVFDCIGRGNRVKSTLSELFDQIGERLDHQAFLDYVKENDPQAFSKIDRYVLQNTVKGYEYKIGESKVMAEGLSYYFMGVKERAKLGDWCFGNFQSLTLWFETYKVLEKVGKTTHATYFLSLSHEGLKHRDLIQAAQDDRAYEAWPMVCPPLDWEFNDEGKPEKRGGYLTLHPGKYSTVIRQNKGSVPSETALGALHNMQNQPFRVNTFIYGTMKGLLSGSHEIGKFSTYERDSWDDLHRPLIDQKDLEDKWDENRHEKPAYKKAMKTLRAWHEAREVADKERVTPFRVMMMAARFLNVERFYLPTYYDSRLRIYYMVDTLNPQGSDYQKALLQFADGNPVTKENIIKVQKDLLITMANAAAVETPAGKSDKLSMEGRMSWALKRAVGFIEKDEEGNVIEIIESLEDEAEDPVSNRKFWSECDEPFQFLAALREYYEIFVWGTSNVARVPNGRDATNSGSQIIGGIIKDPKTCFYCNVTKTWVNPDGVELVADTPQDLYGIVAQEAQILLKSDPWLDNELAKARERAEQRIKQLQEAGVEDPALRVGGQEFNVPVEVVDRKVTKKSSMCTAYGASWRSKNEYISDELDKVFKHPDGQKASLCEKIIITNSAIQGQDHGFPRLAKVNKWFRNFAKACMKAGLMLVEWETPNGSKVVQEYREPYVDKVDTYAMGGAKYWQAVQNNDGLRADGVATLSFKSGYKNEIQESKTETALAANWTHSHDAVIVQNTVHDWEGNYFAVHDCFYGPAGTMDAMTAKARQALYDVITSKPLHKLVASSGLDMTPPREGKAKVEEVKDHPFTMS
- a CDS encoding site-specific integrase — protein: MKLIDAINLAAETRPTWRTPKGVWIAPANSLRDHVIRLFGGNKQIKKITKGDLAAARTKLLLEKYKPATINRILSFMNSVFTEMLDLEIIDKHPKLKKLQENNQRKGFFTQEDIDQMVHAAKDIFQYNELADAILFSLYTGCRRANLLGLEVRDIDLINDTIEFRDTKNGENYSTDIHPNLRDILVTRCDGEGPNYKIFDFTNGDQLLRQFKKVRDYLEMDKKLVYHSLRHTTGTWLAERGVPVQNIAKVLGHKTLEMSMRYTHLSDKARKSAIDSL